From a region of the Teredinibacter turnerae genome:
- the ybgC gene encoding tol-pal system-associated acyl-CoA thioesterase, producing the protein MKEFSVPMRVYIEDTDAGGIVYYVNYLKFMERARTELLRSLGYGKAATLNGDLLMVVASAEVNYLAPARLDDELMASAVFERVARTFIVFSQTVMRGDTCLCRGRVKVACVTRDTMKPTPLPKQLIATAKELMGEPQ; encoded by the coding sequence TTGAAAGAATTTTCTGTGCCAATGCGTGTCTACATAGAAGATACGGACGCTGGCGGAATTGTTTACTACGTGAATTACTTGAAATTTATGGAGCGCGCCCGCACCGAGCTGTTGCGGTCCCTTGGCTACGGCAAGGCTGCAACGCTGAATGGCGACCTGCTGATGGTCGTTGCTTCCGCAGAAGTTAATTATCTCGCACCTGCCCGGCTTGATGACGAACTGATGGCCAGTGCGGTATTTGAGCGGGTGGCGAGAACATTTATTGTCTTTTCCCAAACGGTGATGCGCGGGGACACCTGTTTGTGCCGTGGGCGTGTGAAGGTGGCCTGTGTCACACGCGACACCATGAAACCGACGCCTCTGCCGAAACAATTAATCGCTACTGCAAAAGAATTAATGGGAGAACCGCAGTAA
- a CDS encoding glycosyltransferase family 2 protein, translating into MQTPWLSLLIPVFNCEPYLDDCVNSWLASADGSIEILFYDDASTDGSTEKLQAIGARAIPGLKVIHGLENGGVSVARNRLLANATGEYVWFLDADDYLFPGALSQLRAVLLEHPEAAVIFDYQIVPESVDISVDSPADARRVTVFGGASNRLSHDKNALFEGMFSRRRFHSWGRVYKRELWNAGEPFPEGRYFEDLYSVARTSALVQQYFYLPKALVAYRSRATSIVRSPSQQKVEDLLAAPRGVLEYWAARGVVLDERSRFAYYSFCVTNFVNAVKLMRKAGINSRDYIAVQRAQLLADLNISLARLILLHARYGRIAAIYRALRYMYARR; encoded by the coding sequence ATGCAAACTCCCTGGCTCAGCCTGCTAATACCCGTGTTTAACTGCGAACCCTACCTGGACGACTGTGTTAACTCCTGGCTGGCAAGTGCAGATGGAAGTATTGAAATATTGTTCTACGACGACGCCTCCACCGACGGTTCCACCGAAAAATTGCAGGCCATCGGAGCGCGCGCAATACCCGGATTGAAAGTGATCCACGGTCTAGAGAACGGTGGTGTATCAGTGGCCCGCAATAGGTTGCTTGCCAACGCGACTGGGGAATATGTGTGGTTTCTCGATGCCGACGACTATCTCTTTCCTGGCGCGCTAAGCCAATTGCGAGCGGTACTGCTAGAACACCCGGAAGCCGCCGTGATATTCGACTACCAAATTGTTCCGGAATCTGTCGATATAAGTGTGGATTCACCCGCTGATGCGCGCAGAGTGACCGTTTTCGGCGGCGCGTCAAACCGATTGAGTCACGATAAAAACGCCCTTTTCGAAGGTATGTTCTCCAGGCGCAGATTTCACTCCTGGGGGCGGGTTTACAAGCGTGAGCTCTGGAATGCCGGTGAACCGTTTCCGGAGGGCCGTTATTTTGAGGATCTCTACTCAGTCGCGCGCACGAGTGCGCTGGTGCAGCAGTATTTTTATCTGCCGAAGGCTTTGGTGGCGTATCGTAGTCGCGCGACCAGTATCGTGCGTTCGCCCAGCCAGCAGAAAGTCGAAGATCTGCTGGCGGCACCGCGCGGTGTATTGGAGTATTGGGCTGCCCGGGGTGTGGTGTTGGACGAGCGGAGTCGCTTCGCCTACTACAGTTTCTGCGTGACCAATTTTGTGAATGCGGTGAAGCTGATGCGTAAAGCGGGAATCAACAGCCGCGATTATATCGCCGTGCAACGAGCGCAATTGTTGGCCGATTTGAATATTTCATTGGCGAGGCTGATTCTACTCCACGCCCGCTACGGCCGTATTGCGGCAATATATCGCGCGTTGCGATATATGTACGCCAGGCGCTAA
- a CDS encoding DUF1538 domain-containing protein: MALLTEFIGVFIATLRDVLPIAGILFGFQLFVIRKPIPNLGSVLFGFFLVLLGLTFFLLGLQEALFPIGRLMAEQLTAMSDTGVGFLWVYLFAFAIGAATTIAEPSLIAVAIKAQQVSGGAIGVWGLRISVALGVAVGITLGAWRIVTGYPIHWFIIVGYIIVVIQTFLAPRTIVPLAYDSGGVTTSTVTVPLVAALGLGLAEHIPGRSPLIDGFGLIAFASLFPIMSVMAYAQLAAWTAARQARRNIEADEFEGSANLTADSATKE, translated from the coding sequence ATGGCCTTACTGACAGAATTTATCGGCGTTTTTATCGCCACCTTGCGTGACGTGCTGCCAATCGCCGGTATCCTGTTTGGCTTTCAGCTTTTTGTTATTCGTAAACCGATTCCAAATCTCGGCAGCGTGCTGTTTGGCTTCTTCCTGGTATTGCTCGGCCTTACATTTTTTCTCCTGGGCTTGCAGGAGGCCCTGTTCCCGATCGGACGCTTAATGGCAGAGCAGCTCACCGCCATGAGTGACACCGGTGTTGGCTTCCTTTGGGTGTACCTGTTCGCTTTCGCGATAGGCGCAGCCACCACTATCGCAGAACCCTCGCTCATCGCAGTTGCAATAAAAGCACAGCAGGTGTCTGGTGGTGCAATTGGGGTCTGGGGCCTGCGTATTTCCGTCGCCTTAGGTGTCGCCGTCGGTATCACCCTCGGCGCCTGGCGAATCGTTACCGGCTACCCCATTCACTGGTTCATCATCGTGGGCTATATCATCGTGGTCATCCAGACGTTTCTCGCTCCACGCACCATTGTCCCACTCGCCTACGATTCCGGCGGTGTCACCACGTCCACCGTGACTGTGCCGCTGGTGGCCGCACTCGGGCTCGGTCTGGCTGAGCATATTCCCGGGCGCAGCCCGCTTATTGACGGCTTTGGGCTCATTGCCTTTGCCAGTTTGTTTCCAATAATGTCGGTGATGGCCTACGCACAACTCGCCGCCTGGACCGCCGCGCGACAGGCTCGCCGCAATATCGAGGCAGATGAGTTCGAAGGCTCCGCAAACCTGACAGCTGATTCGGCCACTAAGGAGTAA
- the ruvB gene encoding Holliday junction branch migration DNA helicase RuvB — MIDQDRIVDGNASGREDQLDRAVRPKRLAEYIGQPAVREQMEIFIGAARLREEALDHTLVFGPPGLGKTTLANIIATEMGGDLKTTSGPVLDKAGDLAALMTNLEAGDVLFIDEIHRLSPVVEEILYPAMEDFQLDIMIGDGPAARSIKLDLPPFTLVGATTRAGLLTSPLRDRFGIVQRLEFYSVQDLTHIVKRSAQLSGVAMEDAGGMEIARRARGTPRIANRLLRRVRDYAEVKGDGVITAAIADSALNMLNVDHHGFDHMDRRLLLALIEKFGGGPVGVDSLAAAISEERDTIEDVLEPYLIQQGFLVRTPRGRMATQNAYNHFGILAPKHLESQQQDSLPGI, encoded by the coding sequence ATGATTGATCAGGATCGCATTGTCGACGGCAATGCCAGTGGTCGCGAAGACCAGCTGGACAGAGCTGTTCGCCCCAAACGTCTGGCGGAATACATTGGTCAACCGGCTGTGCGTGAGCAGATGGAAATTTTTATCGGGGCGGCCCGCCTGCGCGAGGAGGCATTGGATCACACTCTGGTATTTGGTCCGCCGGGGCTGGGTAAAACAACGCTCGCCAATATTATCGCTACCGAGATGGGTGGCGATCTCAAAACCACTTCTGGCCCGGTGCTGGACAAAGCCGGCGATCTTGCCGCCCTGATGACCAACTTAGAGGCGGGCGACGTGCTGTTTATTGATGAAATCCACCGTTTAAGCCCGGTTGTCGAAGAGATTCTGTACCCCGCAATGGAGGATTTTCAGCTCGATATTATGATTGGCGATGGCCCTGCGGCACGCTCCATTAAGCTGGACTTACCACCATTTACGCTTGTCGGCGCGACCACGCGCGCCGGGCTGCTGACCTCGCCGCTGCGAGACCGCTTCGGCATTGTGCAGCGCCTGGAGTTCTACAGCGTGCAGGATCTGACACATATTGTGAAGCGCAGCGCGCAACTCAGTGGCGTCGCAATGGAAGACGCTGGCGGCATGGAGATCGCGCGGCGGGCGCGAGGTACCCCGCGTATTGCCAACCGGTTACTGCGCAGGGTGAGAGATTATGCGGAAGTGAAAGGCGATGGCGTAATCACCGCCGCAATCGCCGATAGTGCGCTCAATATGTTGAATGTCGATCACCATGGATTCGATCACATGGACCGCCGGCTACTGCTGGCATTAATAGAAAAGTTTGGTGGTGGTCCGGTGGGTGTGGACAGTTTAGCCGCGGCAATCAGCGAAGAGCGGGATACTATTGAAGACGTGCTGGAGCCTTATTTGATCCAGCAGGGATTTCTGGTGCGAACGCCGCGGGGTCGAATGGCGACACAGAACGCGTATAATCACTTTGGAATTTTGGCGCCAAAACACCTGGAAAGCCAGCAGCAGGATTCGCTTCCTGGAATCTGA
- the ruvC gene encoding crossover junction endodeoxyribonuclease RuvC, with translation MPLILGVDPGSRKMGYGIINATGSRLNYVASGVVRIPQPLLVADCLAERLKVIFDSLSEIIEQYQPQEFAIENVFMAKSAGSALKLGQARGAAIVAAVNKELPVSEYEARKVKQAVVGTGAADKLQVQHMVCTLLKLSKAPAEDAADALAVAICHANSQQNLIRMAGARRYRRGRTV, from the coding sequence ATGCCATTAATTCTTGGGGTTGATCCCGGCTCACGCAAAATGGGCTACGGGATAATCAACGCCACAGGGAGTCGTTTAAACTACGTCGCCAGTGGTGTAGTGCGTATTCCCCAGCCCCTGTTGGTAGCGGACTGCCTGGCCGAACGATTGAAAGTGATCTTCGATTCGCTCAGTGAAATTATTGAGCAGTATCAGCCGCAGGAATTTGCGATAGAGAATGTGTTTATGGCAAAGAGTGCGGGTTCCGCTTTGAAATTGGGGCAGGCGCGTGGCGCGGCCATCGTCGCTGCCGTTAATAAGGAGCTGCCGGTGTCCGAATACGAAGCGCGTAAAGTCAAGCAGGCGGTGGTGGGTACAGGCGCAGCGGACAAGCTGCAGGTGCAGCACATGGTCTGTACGCTGCTCAAACTGAGTAAAGCACCGGCGGAAGATGCCGCAGACGCCCTCGCCGTAGCCATTTGCCACGCCAATAGTCAACAAAATCTGATTCGCATGGCGGGCGCCCGGCGTTACCGTCGCGGCCGAACCGTATAG
- a CDS encoding DUF1538 domain-containing protein: MNALLSSLLGSLRDLLPIVLVIAFFQLAVLQQPLPDIASILLGLVFVVLGLTLFIQGLELGLFPIGETMAHAFARKGSVVWLLLFAFSLGFGTTVAEPALIAVAAEAADVAAAGGVIEETDSAKKTYATGLRLTVALSVGFAIVIGVLRILKGWPIHYLIIGGYVSVIVITGFAPREIVGIAYDSGGVTTSTITVPLVTALGVGLASAIKGRNPMLDGFGLIAFASLTPMIFVMIYGILL, from the coding sequence ATGAATGCCCTATTGTCATCGTTGCTGGGAAGTTTGCGAGACCTATTACCCATCGTGCTGGTCATCGCTTTTTTTCAGCTCGCTGTGTTACAGCAACCCCTGCCGGATATCGCCTCCATTTTACTGGGCCTCGTATTTGTAGTGCTCGGCCTAACACTTTTCATCCAGGGGTTGGAACTGGGGCTGTTTCCCATAGGCGAAACCATGGCCCATGCTTTCGCGCGCAAGGGCAGTGTGGTTTGGCTGCTGCTGTTTGCGTTCAGCCTGGGGTTCGGTACCACCGTCGCGGAACCCGCATTGATCGCCGTCGCCGCAGAAGCGGCGGATGTCGCTGCTGCAGGCGGTGTAATTGAAGAAACAGACAGTGCCAAGAAAACCTATGCGACCGGACTGCGGCTTACCGTGGCGCTCTCTGTGGGGTTTGCCATTGTGATTGGCGTGTTACGTATATTAAAAGGCTGGCCGATCCACTATCTGATCATTGGCGGGTATGTGTCGGTTATCGTCATCACCGGGTTCGCCCCCAGAGAGATCGTCGGTATCGCCTATGACAGTGGCGGCGTAACAACCTCCACAATTACTGTGCCTCTGGTAACCGCGCTCGGCGTTGGCCTCGCATCCGCGATCAAGGGCCGTAACCCCATGCTCGACGGGTTTGGTCTTATCGCGTTCGCCTCTTTGACGCCGATGATATTTGTCATGATTTACGGCATTTTATTGTAA
- a CDS encoding P-II family nitrogen regulator: protein MRFKLILVFAEDAKTDQIMEAAREAGATGATIINHARGEGLKAKKTFFGLTLESQRDVVLFLVEEHMSRQILERIAEVGEFDTSPGTGIAVQIDVEDAVGIAHQASNISKKIEEEL, encoded by the coding sequence ATGCGTTTTAAATTGATTTTGGTTTTCGCTGAAGATGCCAAAACCGACCAAATTATGGAAGCCGCTCGCGAGGCGGGCGCCACCGGAGCCACGATTATCAACCACGCGCGCGGCGAAGGGCTCAAAGCAAAAAAAACATTTTTTGGGCTTACCCTCGAGTCACAACGCGATGTTGTGTTGTTTCTGGTAGAAGAGCACATGAGTCGCCAGATTCTGGAGCGTATCGCCGAAGTGGGTGAGTTTGATACCTCCCCGGGCACCGGCATAGCAGTGCAAATTGATGTGGAAGATGCGGTAGGTATCGCACACCAGGCCAGTAATATTTCGAAGAAAATAGAGGAAGAGCTATGA
- the tolR gene encoding protein TolR, which produces MSNKKRKPMAEINVVPYIDVMLVLLVVFMVTAPLLMQGVKVDLPQAPSAPIDNKDDEPLIVSIKPDGTYYLKLGDKPETAKPLPEITSMVSKVLRQKPATPVLVWGDAKVEYGIVVALMTQLQAAGAPSVGLVTEPPVN; this is translated from the coding sequence ATGTCCAATAAGAAGCGCAAGCCAATGGCGGAAATAAACGTCGTACCGTATATCGACGTTATGTTGGTGCTGTTGGTCGTATTTATGGTGACGGCGCCACTGTTAATGCAGGGGGTCAAAGTCGATTTACCGCAGGCACCCTCCGCCCCCATCGACAACAAAGATGACGAGCCGTTGATCGTGTCGATCAAGCCGGACGGAACCTACTACCTGAAACTTGGCGATAAACCAGAAACGGCGAAACCCTTGCCGGAAATAACCAGCATGGTCAGCAAGGTACTGCGCCAAAAGCCCGCCACGCCAGTACTGGTGTGGGGCGACGCCAAGGTGGAGTACGGCATTGTGGTCGCTCTGATGACCCAGTTACAGGCTGCGGGTGCGCCATCGGTGGGCCTGGTAACGGAGCCGCCGGTTAACTGA
- a CDS encoding glycosyltransferase family A protein, whose translation MLGFKKIKRGRRREFHFCGLRLYGYRKKPTPREAAELKQQAALERAFWASRSAAFTEGGLLVSLTTFGKRADTVHITLQSLLEQTLPPARILLWLDEAEFQLANLPANLRHAQARGVDIRLCKNLLSYKKIIPALQAFPADAVITVDDDVMYPADFVAGFARSHAKYPEHILCYRAHEMMFDEQGELLPYQQWQKCVRYPAAGTLLFPTGSGGVLYPAGSLDPEVLNVPAFMQLAPRGDDIWLKAMAMLQGRAAMVVPGENTWVDVPPSIADTQVDCLAIENLKDGNDRQIAQVFDTYDIWRLLTVTPGTK comes from the coding sequence ATGCTCGGCTTTAAAAAGATTAAACGGGGTCGCCGCAGGGAGTTTCATTTTTGCGGTCTGCGGCTGTACGGGTATCGCAAAAAACCAACACCTCGGGAAGCCGCTGAGCTAAAGCAACAAGCAGCATTGGAGCGAGCCTTTTGGGCGTCCCGTTCAGCGGCATTTACCGAGGGTGGCTTGCTCGTTTCTCTGACTACATTTGGCAAGCGCGCAGACACTGTGCACATCACGCTGCAATCGTTGCTGGAACAAACGCTGCCGCCCGCACGTATCCTGCTCTGGTTGGATGAAGCTGAATTTCAGCTGGCCAATTTGCCGGCTAATCTGCGTCATGCCCAGGCCCGAGGGGTTGATATTCGCCTCTGTAAAAACCTGCTGTCCTATAAAAAAATTATTCCGGCGTTGCAGGCTTTTCCGGCAGACGCGGTGATTACCGTTGACGACGATGTTATGTACCCGGCGGATTTCGTCGCGGGTTTTGCGCGGTCGCATGCTAAGTACCCGGAACATATTCTGTGTTATCGCGCTCACGAAATGATGTTTGACGAGCAGGGTGAGTTGCTACCCTACCAACAGTGGCAAAAGTGTGTTCGTTACCCTGCGGCTGGAACACTGTTGTTCCCGACCGGCTCCGGTGGCGTGTTGTATCCGGCGGGAAGTCTGGATCCTGAGGTACTCAACGTACCGGCATTTATGCAGCTGGCGCCGCGCGGCGATGACATCTGGTTAAAAGCCATGGCGATGTTACAGGGAAGGGCGGCGATGGTGGTACCGGGCGAGAACACTTGGGTGGATGTGCCCCCGAGCATTGCCGATACCCAAGTGGACTGCCTGGCCATTGAAAATTTAAAAGACGGAAATGATCGCCAGATAGCCCAGGTGTTTGATACCTATGATATCTGGCGGCTGCTGACGGTTACTCCGGGTACTAAATAA
- the ruvA gene encoding Holliday junction branch migration protein RuvA: MIGRLTGTLVVKQAPNLMVDINGVGYDLLAPMSTFYQLPELDAKVVLHTHFAVSETSQQLFGFIDLQDREFFRMLIKVNGVGPKMAVGIMSMETNDIVRCILEDNLNALVKVPGVGKKTAERLIIEMRDKLKSWQVTPSADATGGLVALDTSAPSQNAIVAEAESALVALGYKPVEASKAVARVASDDITRSEDLIRLALRNMIPA; this comes from the coding sequence ATGATAGGCAGACTAACGGGAACCCTGGTAGTAAAACAGGCACCCAATCTGATGGTGGATATCAACGGTGTGGGCTACGACCTGCTCGCGCCCATGTCCACTTTTTACCAGTTACCTGAGTTGGACGCCAAAGTGGTGTTACATACCCATTTCGCTGTCAGCGAAACGTCGCAGCAACTGTTTGGGTTTATTGATCTGCAAGACCGTGAATTTTTCCGCATGCTAATAAAAGTGAACGGGGTAGGGCCCAAAATGGCGGTGGGGATCATGTCGATGGAAACCAACGATATTGTGCGCTGCATTCTCGAAGACAACCTGAACGCGCTGGTGAAAGTGCCGGGGGTTGGCAAAAAAACCGCTGAGCGCTTAATTATTGAAATGCGGGACAAGCTCAAGAGCTGGCAGGTAACGCCGAGTGCCGATGCAACGGGAGGCCTGGTCGCGTTGGATACCTCGGCGCCCTCACAAAACGCCATTGTTGCCGAAGCCGAAAGCGCGCTGGTGGCTCTGGGTTACAAGCCGGTGGAAGCGAGCAAGGCGGTTGCCCGGGTAGCAAGCGACGATATCACGCGCAGTGAGGATCTTATCCGGCTGGCGTTGCGCAATATGATCCCGGCATAA
- a CDS encoding CBS domain-containing protein, whose product MSRKVITCRDVMNQRFAIVDGLTTVSDALRIMNSNNYKKVIVKKRDEHDEWGQVQLSDIAKHVIAKDRSPDRVNCYEIMAKPVISVRPGMDIKYCARLFNSFGLSSAPVIDNEEVIGVVSYNDIVLSWLDYLDSKHEEQ is encoded by the coding sequence ATGAGCCGAAAAGTCATCACCTGTCGCGACGTTATGAACCAGCGCTTTGCCATCGTCGACGGTCTCACCACGGTATCCGATGCGCTGCGGATAATGAACAGCAACAACTATAAAAAAGTTATTGTAAAAAAGCGGGACGAGCACGATGAGTGGGGGCAGGTACAGCTATCGGATATCGCCAAGCACGTGATAGCCAAAGACCGCTCGCCAGATCGCGTGAACTGTTACGAAATAATGGCGAAACCGGTTATTTCGGTACGCCCGGGGATGGACATTAAATACTGCGCCCGCCTGTTCAATTCATTTGGCCTGTCTTCCGCCCCGGTGATCGACAATGAAGAAGTTATCGGCGTGGTCAGCTATAACGATATCGTTCTCAGCTGGCTGGACTATCTGGATAGCAAACATGAAGAGCAATAA
- the tolQ gene encoding protein TolQ: MNQEPLSILNLVLNASLLVQLVMLLLFMASAVSWAMIVQRGIYQARARQAFREFESQFWSGIDLTQLYRQGNSGANKHSTDGIENIFRAGFKEFTRLRQQGSTDPDAIMEGTQRAMRVAHSREEEKLEANLPFLASVASVSPYIGLFGTVWGIMNSFRGLANVHQATLATVAPGISEALVATAMGLFAAIPAVLAYNRFSANAEQLTGKYQTFAEEFSSILHRQVHAKS, translated from the coding sequence ATGAACCAAGAACCTCTTTCAATTCTTAATTTAGTGCTCAATGCCAGCTTACTGGTTCAATTGGTAATGCTGCTGCTCTTTATGGCGTCTGCCGTTTCCTGGGCGATGATTGTCCAGCGTGGCATCTACCAAGCGCGCGCCCGGCAGGCTTTCCGCGAATTTGAATCGCAATTTTGGTCAGGTATCGATCTCACGCAGCTTTATCGTCAGGGCAATAGCGGTGCGAATAAACACAGTACCGATGGCATTGAGAATATTTTTCGTGCTGGCTTCAAAGAGTTTACGCGCCTGCGTCAGCAGGGCAGTACAGACCCGGACGCCATTATGGAAGGCACACAACGCGCTATGCGGGTCGCACACAGTCGTGAAGAGGAAAAACTGGAGGCCAACTTGCCATTTCTCGCCAGTGTTGCCTCTGTAAGCCCCTATATTGGCTTGTTTGGTACTGTCTGGGGCATTATGAACTCATTCCGTGGGTTGGCGAATGTACACCAGGCGACACTTGCCACTGTCGCGCCCGGTATTTCCGAAGCTCTGGTTGCTACCGCGATGGGGCTGTTCGCGGCAATTCCGGCGGTTCTGGCATATAACCGCTTCTCTGCAAATGCGGAACAGCTCACCGGCAAGTACCAGACATTCGCAGAAGAGTTCTCTTCAATCCTCCATCGCCAGGTCCACGCCAAGAGCTGA